One segment of Trypanosoma brucei brucei TREU927 chromosome 8, complete sequence DNA contains the following:
- a CDS encoding DNA polymerase alpha catalytic subunit (identical to SP:P27727: DNA polymerase alpha catalytic subunit (EC 2.7.7.7) (DNA polymeraseI). {Trypanosoma brucei brucei}): MEDWVSCRSEEQKRCGEKGQSTFDESEEEQWRKLKEEAMIDSDDSEGAAGDEGAVVLAEAKRRKPRKSGKVIATQKCAQPQNQHRHQQKLTKSLSTYDMENLLKQYRNISAEEEDEVDVDITKFLQDDGVDSEDGEGPSVTATELLSSLISGRSADTNKTEELADSFPLANLNDEVFTYENEAAVKKTPRNKEKRTNKAGANYVIKETVVEELNVVTDLPVEVRTGSQHASTDFLNGCPPKALFYWFDAKEQPHTLTAPGTILLFGKVCVNEEDEEFRSCCVRIQHVHRNVFLLPKEGSTDAEVVQEINAICRGSGIEERRIKFVERYYAFEEPGVPREKNRWAKLVYPGRYPPFPNKGGLTHVQVVVGASRSLLELFLIKKRLMGPSYLEIEHLVTAMDRVSHCKTEFLVPSPKDIKVYNSSKPPPPFTVASIQLHAQLDSDGVKNEVIAASIALYGDVSIDGERKPNITECFTGVRQLSPDAPLPLDLETYCLSKRMPGVHRFINERALLTWFAETLAALDPDIIVGHNIIGYTVETLLNRYQELNIVRWSTIGRLDVRRFPRIQGNNFNLAIEKEACVGRLVVDTYLLAREYYKSTNYKLLSLSTQMEIKGITDNRGHFEPGSTVLVKDSMMSSEALCPILLQLLNCAVLSFNVASFLDVIPLTKRLTLLAGNLWSRTLYGARSERIEYLLLHAFHNLKFVTPDKKKRDLKRGREDDDDEGKRKTKYQGGMVLEPKSGLYSEYILLLDFNSLYPSLIQEFNVCYTTIDRDENTVSAEVPPPESLICLSCRAAGLPSPCLHKCILPKVIRGLVDSRREIKRMMKSERDPGNLAMLEIRQLALKLTANSMYGCLGFEYSRFYAQPLAELVTRQGRLALQNTVELIPQISPSIRVIYGDTDSVMIQTGIKDDIGKVRNLGFEIKGKVNQRYQSLELDIDGVFRAMLLLRKKKYAALSVVDWQGEGKVYKREVKGLDMVRRDWCPLSQHVSDAVLKRILNAEGGEDILDFVIKYMKGVAQDVRSGNVYPLEEFVISKSLTKEPESYHGTGYPHAVVALRMKQRKEGVRVGDLIPYVICEGDEHIDDKAYHIDEVRRSDGLSVDVEWYLSSQLYPPVMRLCEHIQGFVPEQLSEAMCIASHMRTERDVKEEDTANDFSHCSIFKSRALSECFPTATALQVQCTHCQLVVPVDPHKYINDMFSSREKPPPTAPFELYVCFNCGRSLPLAYLANCMTQMCHTIIRQFYCSGGNVASVRALRAQFTYLRAMFDVPQALNCPSAVKNAHRVLSLRCLGTDRKLYTLADVERFPDVEPVDPLLACAESFYRRIDHLFVSLDKLFDTP; encoded by the coding sequence ATGGAGGATTGGGTTAGCTGCCGTTCCGAAGAGCAGAAAAGATGTGGAGAAAAAGGACAATCTACCTTTGATGAGTCGGAAGAGGAGCAGTGGCGCAAGCTGAAGGAAGAGGCTATGATAGATTCAGATGATAGTGAGGGTGCTGCTGGTGATGAGGGTGCCGTCGTGCTCGCAGAGGCGAAGAGGCGCAAACCGAGAAAATCTGGGAAGGTAATTGCCACTCAGAAGTGCGCGCAGCCGCAGAATCAACATAGACACCAGCAAAAACTGACAAAGTCTTTAAGTACATATGATATGGAGAATCTCCTAAAACAATATCGCAATATCTCTGCCGAGGAGGAGGACGAAGTGGATGTGGATATCACAAAGTTTCTACAAGATGATGGAGTCGACAGCGAAGATGGTGAGGGACCTTCCGTAACTGCCACCGAGCTTTTGTCCTCTTTAATAAGCGGAAGAAGTGCTGATACTAATAAAACTGAAGAGTTGGCTGACAGTTTTCCGTTGGCAAATCTTAATGACGAGGTTTTTACTTACGAAAATGAAGCAGCTGTCAAGAAAACTCCCCGCAACAAGGAGAAACGCACCAATAAGGCTGGCGCGAACTATGTGATTAAGGAGACTGTCGTGGAGGAGTTGAACGTCGTCACGGATTTACCAGTTGAGGTACGTACTGGGTCTCAACATGCGAGCACTGACTTTTTGAACGGGTGTCCCCCCAAGGCGTTGTTTTACTGGTTTGACGCAAAAGAACAACCCCACACATTGACAGCTCCCGGAACGATACTTCTCTTTGGTAAGGTGTGCGTGAACGAGGAAGATGAGGAGTTTCGCTCATGCTGCGTGAGAATACAACATGTTCATCGGAACGTCTTTCTCCTTCCGAAAGAGGGCTCAACAGATGCTGAGGTCGTCCAGGAAATTAATGCTATTTGCCGTGGTAGTGGCATAGAGGAGCGGCGAATCAAATTTGTTGAGCGGTATTATGCCTTTGAGGAACCGGGTGTTCCTCGGGAAAAAAATCGCTGGGCGAAACTCGTTTACCCGGGCAGATACCCCCCGTTTCCAAACAAGGGAGGGTTAACACATGTCCAAGTTGTCGTCGGCGCGTCTCGCTCTCTCCTTGAACTCTTTCTCATAAAGAAGAGACTAATGGGGCCATCGTACCTCGAAATTGAGCATCTTGTTACCGCGATGGACCGTGTTTCTCACTGTAAAACAGAGTTTTTGGTGCCCTCGCCTAAAGACATAAAAGTTTACAATTCATCaaagccaccaccaccgtttACGGTTGCGAGTATCCAACTTCACGCCCAGCTTGACAGCGATGGGGTGAAAAACGAAGTGATCGCTGCATCGATTGCATTGTATGGCGACGTCTCGATTGATGGAGAGAGAAAACCTAACATTACGGAGTGCTTCACTGGCGTGCGGCAATTATCACCGGATGCTCCTCTCCCATTAGATTTAGAGACTTACTGTTTGTCGAAGCGCATGCCTGGAGTGCACCGTTTTATAAACGAGAGGGCGCTGCTTACGTGGTTTGCGGAGACCCTTGCTGCGTTGGATCCCGATATTATCGTCGGACACAATATTATCGGATATACCGTCGAGACTCTCTTAAATCGCTATCAGGAGCTAAACATTGTTCGCTGGTCTACGATTGGTAGACTTGATGTCAGACGTTTTCCGCGAATACAGGGGAACAATTTCAATCTGGCCATTGAGAAAGAGGCTTGTGTTGGTCGTCTTGTCGTTGATACCTACCTTCTTGCGAGAGAGTACTATAAAAGCACGAACTACAAGTTGCTTTCGCTGAGCACGCAGATGGAAATCAAAGGTATTACGGACAACCGGGGCCACTTCGAACCGGGATCAACCGTGTTGGTTAAGGACTCAATGATGTCTTCCGAGGCTCTTTGCCCTATCCTCTTGCAGCTTCTTAATTGTgctgttctttctttcaacgTAGCCTCGTTCCTTGACGTCATCCCGCTTACGAAGAGGCTCACGCTGCTGGCAGGGAACTTATGGAGCCGAACGCTATATGGTGCTCGTTCGGAGAGGATTGAATATCTTCTTCTACACGCTTTTCACAACTTGAAGTTTGTAACACCTGATAAGAAAAAACGTGATTTAAAGAGAGGTcgggaagatgatgatgatgaaggcAAACGGAAAACAAAGTACCAAGGTGGTATGGTTCTCGAACCAAAGAGTGGGCTTTACTCCGAGTACATTCTGCTGCTGGACTTCAATTCACTTTATCCTTCGCTGATTCAGGAATTCAATGTCTGCTATACTACCATTGACCGCGATGAGAACACTGTATCTGCCGAGGTACCGCCACCCGAGAGCCTTATTTGCCTCTCTTGTAGGGCCGCAGGTTTGCCCTCACCGTGCCTACACAAGTGCATTCTACCGAAGGTTATTCGTGGTCTTGTGGACAGCAGGAGGGAGATCAAGCGAATGATGAAGTCAGAGAGGGACCCAGGTAATCTCGCTATGCTAGAAATTAGGCAGTTGGCTCTGAAACTAACGGCAAATAGCATGTACGGATGTCTGGGATTTGAATATTCCCGTTTTTATGCACAACCCCTCGCTGAGTTGGTCACTCGACAGGGACGTCTTGCCCTTCAAAACACAGTGGAGTTGATACCACAAATTTCCCCATCAATCAGAGTCATATATGGAGACACAGATTCAGTGATGATACAAACGGGAATCAAGGATGACATTGGAAAAGTGCGTAATCTTGGATTCGAAATTAAAGGCAAAGTCAACCAGAGGTATCAGAGTCTGGAGTTGGATATAGATGGGGTTTTCCGGGCGATGTTGCTACttaggaaaaagaaatatgctGCGTTGAGCGTCGTGGACTGgcagggggaggggaaggtaTACAAGAGGGAGGTGAAAGGATTGGATATGGTGCGAAGGGATTGGTGCCCGCTTTCCCAACATGTATCTGACGCTGTTCTAAAGAGGATATTAAATGCTGAAGGTGGCGAAGACATACTAGACTTCGTCATCAAGTACATGAAGGGCGTTGCGCAAGATGTTCGTTCTGGAAACGTCTACCCTCTTGAAGAATTTGTTATCTCGAAGAGCTTGACAAAGGAGCCGGAGTCATATCATGGCACAGGATATCCCCATGCTGTTGTCGCTCTTCGTATGAaacagaggaaggagggCGTTCGCGTTGGTGACCTTATTCCGTACGTCATTTGTGAAGGTGATGAGCATATCGATGATAAGGCCTACCACATCGATGAAGTGCGACGCTCTGATGGACTCTCTGTTGACGTCGAATGGTATCTGTCTTCACAACTTTATCCTCCAGTGATGCGTTTGTGCGAGCATATCCAAGGTTTCGTACCGGAGCAACTTAGTGAAGCAATGTGTATTGCAAGTCATATGCGAACGGAACGCGACGTTAAGGAGGAAGACACCGCTAACGACTTCTCCCACTGTTCCATTTTCAAGAGCCGTGCACTCTCCGAATGTTTTCCAACTGCTACGGCATTACAGGTTCAATGCACACATTGCCAGTTGGTTGTCCCAGTGGACCCGCACAAATACATAAACGACATGTTTTCCAGTCGTGAAAAGCCACCTCCCACCGCACCCTTTGAGCTTTATGTGTGTTTCAACTGCGGTCGATCCCTCCCCCTTGCGTATCTAGCAAATTGTATGACGCAAATGTGTCACACGATAATCCGGCAGTTTTATTGTTCAGGCGGGAATGTTGCCTCGGTCCGTGCTCTTCGGGCGCAATTCACGTACCTTCGAGCAATGTTTGACGTCCCACAGGCCCTTAACTGCCCGTCGGCAGTGAAGAATGCACACCGTGTTCTTTCACTACGTTGCTTAGGAACTGATAGGAAACTCTATACACTGGCGGATGTCGAGAGGTTCCCCGACGTAGAGCCTGTGGATCCGTTGCTCGCATGTGCGGAGAGTTTTTACCGCAGGATAGACCATCTTTTTGTTAGTCTTGACAAGTTGTTCGATACTCCATGA
- a CDS encoding endoplasmic reticulum oxidoreductin, putative (identical to PIR:S20051: hypothetical protein 1 (pola 5' region) - Trypanosoma brucei brucei {Trypanosoma brucei brucei} (PMID:1754381)): MLKMRLLIVVPVLLGLVWQILLRAELDGVSFFGMYISANNSGAGSYVRTKKGNALKEGFCSLTMDEVSQNTEGITGLLNNITSHPYFRYFKVNLDRECRYWVAEASCTCDSNGCQICTCDDSGIPETLKYPYDMSDVSTVERRAAPDKHAAKGFEDEIKPIDPDRDATYVDLLQNPEANTGYSGPKAARVWQAVYNNCNIDGLPSNDTAGVENREKALLRQLLSGLHTSITMHVAAFFYNDTKGDSPLRSLGVLNNPNISFYPNCGMFRRIVKNDEFIRNLFVVYQFVLRALAKTKRAFLANSSLYNSGFNGAATDGDVRLYSNIGELFSSKLFRVATFDEQKFFESPGAHLLVRQMKRVVHNVTTLMDCVTCEKCRAWGKLETAALATALKIVFGSAENVVELNRGERVALINFARQLAISVKNVRSLAAVCEKFNYTAMS, translated from the coding sequence ATGTTGAAGATGCGATTATTGATAGTAGTTCCTGTTCTTCTAGGACTTGTTTGGCAAATTTTACTTCGTGCTGAATTGGatggtgtttctttttttgggaTGTACATTTCAGCCAACAATTCCGGGGCTGGCTCATATGTAAGGAccaagaaaggaaatgccCTTAAGGAGGGGTTTTGTTCCCTTACCATGGATGAGGTCAGTCAGAACACTGAGGGTATTACAGGCCTTCTTAACAACATAACGAGTCACCCATACTTTCGGTACTTTAAAGTAAATCTGGACAGGGAATGTCGTTACTGGGTCGCTGAGGCTAGTTGTACATGTGATTCAAATGGATGCCAGATCTGCACTTGTGATGACAGTGGAATTCCCGAAACACTAAAATACCCATACGATATGAGTGATGTTTCCACGGTTGAACGTCGTGCGGCCCCTGACAAACATGCAGCAAAAGGTTTCGAGGACGAGATCAAGCCGATCGACCCAGATAGAGATGCAACATATGTGGATCTTCTCCAAAACCCAGAGGCAAACACCGGATATTCGGGACCGAAAGCAGCGCGGGTTTGGCAGGCTGTATATAACAACTGCAATATTGACGGACTTCCAAGTAATGATACGGCTGGTGTAGAAAACAGAGAGAAGGCTTTACTTCGGCAGCTTCTAAGTGGGCTCCATACTTCTATAACCATGCATGTGGCTGCTTTCTTTTATAATGATACGAAGGGTGACTCTCCGCTGCGCAGCCTAGGTGTGCTAAATAATCCCAATATATCTTTCTATCCTAACTGTGGCATGTTCCGCCGCATCGTTAAGAATGACGAATTCATAAGGAACCTTTTTGTTGTCTACCAGTTTGTCCTTCGCGCTCTGGCGAAGACCAAACGTGCATTTCTTGCTAACTCAAGTTTGTATAACTCTGGCTTCAACGGCGCTGCTACAGATGGAGATGTGCGTCTCTACAGCAATATTGGGGAACTTTTTAGCAGCAAGCTATTCCGCGTAGCAACTTTCGACGAGCAAAAATTTTTTGAGTCTCCGGGTGCGCACCTACTGGTTCGGCAAATGAAGCGCGTGGTGCACAATGTTACAACTCTCATGGATTGCGTCACGTGTGAAAAGTGCCGCGCTTGGGGGAAGTTGGAAACAGCTGCTCTTGCCACCGCGTTGAAAATTGTCTTCGGTTCCGCTGAGAATGTGGTGGAACTAAACAGAGGAGAGAGAGTTGCCCTTATAAATTTTGCGCGGCAACTTGCCATTTCTGTTAAAAATGTTCGTTCACTAGCTGCTGTGTGCGAAAAATTCAATTACACGGCTATGAGTTGA